One Ahaetulla prasina isolate Xishuangbanna chromosome 17, ASM2864084v1, whole genome shotgun sequence genomic window carries:
- the TDRKH gene encoding tudor and KH domain-containing protein has product MADQRSSWSGGLTGLQKVALGLGIPASAAILYILYCRYREDQEERMTFVGEEEIEFMLKVPQEAVKFLLGRQGAKVNQLRKDTHARINVDLEESGEERTIRISGSPVQVCKAKAAIHQILEESLPVVEKISVPNRAIGRIIGKGGETVKAICRSTGAKINCNHDGEGALSLTRVVTLSGTRKEVQAAKELIREKLSEDEAFRSRLLQSVSARSQRKQPLGTRREMTAAGDSGQQPYSHAEPRSRTPELGHLCQEAGDGPPDYRSGDRPESSGAESPINPWPALSSVFEVPSPDFSIHAKDHLEVYVSASENPSHFWIQIIGVKALHLDKLIQEMTKYYEDNDDGELESVQVGDIVATYYPEDRSWYRAEVLGTLDNGNLDIYYVDFGDNGEVSLEKLRLLRSDFLGLPFQAIECSLAGVAPTSGPRWEEAALDEFDRLTHCAQWKPVFCKICTYVPVGSSVRPYVRLFKPADGQFIDVGEELIRLGYAVRKLSDEDEDTSQEPLGNLGTSAGMSSENLSEMASVSEGEENSVML; this is encoded by the exons ATGGCTGACCAGCGCAGCTCTTGGAGTGGAGGCTTGACCGGTCTGCAGAAGGTTGCCCTGGGCCTTGGCATCCCAGCCAGCGCTGCCATCCTCTACATCTTATACTGCCGGTACCGGGAGGATCAAG AAGAGCGGATGACTTTCGTGGGGGAGGAAGAAATTGAATTCATGCTGAAGGTGCCCCAGGAGGCGGTGAAGTTCCTCCTTGGGCGGCAGGGGGCCAAAGTGAACCAG CTGCGGAAGGACACCCATGCCCGCATCAACGTCGATCTGGAGGAATCCGGCGAGGAGCGGACGATCCGGATCTCGGGATCCCCCGTCCAGGTGTGCAAGGCCAAAGCCGCCATCCACCAGATCCTGGAGGAGAGCCTGCCCGTAGTGGAGAAGATCTCCGTGCCCAACCGGGCCATCGGCCGCATCATCG ggAAGGGTGGCGAGACGGTGAAGGCCATATGCCGGAGCACCGGGGCCAAGATTAACTGCAACCACGACGGGGAGGGGGCCCTGTCGCTCACCCGCGTCGTCACCCTGTCCGGGACTCGCAAGGAAGTCCAGGCTGCCAAG GAATTGATCCGCGAGAAACTGTCGGAGGACGAAGCTTTCCGCAGTAGGTTGCTGCAGTCGGTGTCGGCACGTTCGCAGCGCAAGCAGCCGCTGGGCACCCGGAGGGAGATGACAGCGGCCGGCGACTCGGGACAGCAGCCTTACTCGCACgcggaacctcgcagtcggacgCCGGAACTTGGGCACCTCTGCCAAGAGGCTGGCGACGGGCCGCCGGATTATCGCTCGGGGGATCGTCCAGAGTCGAGCGGAGCAGAGTCCCCGATTAACCCCTGGCCTGCACTGAGCTCCGTCTTTGAAG TCCCCAGCCCAGATTTCAGCATCCATGCCAAGGACCACCTGGAGGTCTACGTCTCGGCCTCGGAGAATCCCAGCCATTTCTGGATCCAGATTATCGGCGTAAAAGCGCTCCACCTGGACAAACTCATCCAGGAGATGACAAAATACTACGAGGACAACGATGACGGCGAG ctGGAAAGTGTGCAGGTGGGGGACATCGTAGCCACCTACTACCCCGAAGACCGTTCCTGGTATCGGGCCGAGGTCCTGGGGACCTTGGACAACGGCAACCTGGATATTTATTACGTGGATTTTGGGGACAACGGAGAGGTGTCCCTGGAGAAGCTGCGGCTGTTGCG gAGTGATTTCCTAGGCCTCCCCTTCCAGGCCATTGAGTGCAGCTTGGCCGGTGTGGCCCCTACTAGTG GGCCGCGTTGGGAAGAGGCCGCCCTGGATGAGTTTGACCGCCTGACCCACTGCGCCCAGTGGAAACCGGTGTTTTGCAAGATCTGCACCTACGTGCCCGTGGGCAGCAGCGTGCGGCCGTACGTCCGTTTGTTCAAGCCCGCCGACGGGCAG TTTATCGACGTGGGAGAGGAACTGATCCGGTTGGGCTACGCGGTACGGAAGCTCTCGGACGAAGATGAGGACACCTCGCAGGAGCCGCTCGGAAACCTG GGAACCTCTGCAGGGATGTCATCGGAGAATCTGTCAG AGATGGCCTCTGTGTCGGAAGGGGAGGAGAACTCGGTGATGCTATGA
- the LOC131186890 gene encoding semaphorin-7A-like, giving the protein MGSLPLFCLFAFFYLGASQNIPRLKLIPKDAVTRSFNQKERLMAMFHEAGSPQLIVGGRGTVWILTFVGSEITPTEVSVRVEEKAERDCKRAEKGNCDNFIQMIERIEDKTLVCGTNAGSPKCWILVNTTLQRSSQGQIFTMLGENVVSSSPLQNAITIAIEDSLYSALSGNKSSFQRSYGRKKGVKTRDGWLSNAEFEGAALFPHKDRRKDEIFFFYNEVNRSAGLDEELYKVWIGRVCKVDPGEKPASGDFWSTFLKARLVCGNPREPLLFHHLEDAFVFREEGQAEATLYGVFSSPWGSSAVCSYSMNRISSYFETSKFKDAPGSVPHPRPGTCVPPDSSSSLAKMLAFIKDHPELEAVVYPDEEQPLYVLQMNDTYTQVVVDKARDANNVSRDVLFLGTAKGKIHKVLRSKEQTVIIAELSPFKVEAPVTQMILDATTGHLYVSTEFEVTRLPLQDCSQYNGNCWNCILARDPYCGWNAAGKSCSAISQENHTNRLIQSLDSSSTTQACKTVEEKLAEDAIKKVSVDRTAYIYLPCPLKSHHASYSWVKDKKVYPCAMEDQSCTLRFGQHTPIDEGVFKCTAREKGYKEEIMGFEVALSSGAIPELASMLSGAAFLIITILLL; this is encoded by the exons ATGCCGTGACCCGCTCTTTCAATCAGAAGGAAAGGCTGATGGCTATGTTCCATGAGGCTGGGTCccctcagctgattgtcggagggcGAGGAACTGTGTGGATTCTGACATTTGTGGGTTCTGAAATCACACCCACCGAG GTGTCAGTGCGTGTCGAAGAGAAGGCCGAGAGGGATTGTAAGAGAGCAGAGAAG GGCAACTGTGACAACTTCATCCAGATGATTGAAAGGATAGAAGATAAAACCCTGGTCTGTGGCACGAATGCCGGCTCTCCCAAATGCTGGATTCTG gtCAACACAACACTTCAGAGAAGCAGCCAAGGTCAAATTTTCACCATGCTGGGGGAGAACGTTGTCTCATCCTCACCCTTGCAAAATGCCATCACCATCGCCATCG AAGACAGCCTCTACTCCGCCTTATCTGGGAATAAAAGTTCCTTCCAGAGGAGCTACGGACGGAAAAAAGGGGTGAAGACGAGGGACGGTTGGCTCAGCA ATGCCGAGTTCGAAGGAGCAGCCCTCTTCCCGCATAAAGACCGAAGGAAAGACGAAATTTTCTTCTTCTACAATGAAGTCAACCGGTCAGCCGGCTTGGATGAAGAGCTCTACAAAGTTTGGATTGGACGCGTGTGCAAG GTGGATCCAGGGGAGAAACCAGCCTCCGGGGACTTCTGGAGCACCTTCCTCAAAGCTCGGCTGGTGTGTGGAAACCCCCGTGAACCCCTGCTTTTCCATCACCTGGAGGACGCCTTCGTTTTCAGAGAGGAGGGCCAGGCCGAGGCAACATTGTATGGGGTCTTCTCCAGCCCATG GGGCTCTTCTGCGGTTTGTTCCTACTCGATGAATCGAATCAGCTCCTATTTTGAAACTTCCAAATTCAAGGATGCTCCGGGCTCCGTCCCACATCCTAGACCTGGCACG TGTGTTCCACCAGATTCCAGCTCTTCCTTGGCCAAAATGCTGGCCTTCATTAAGGACCATCCAGAGTTAGAAGCCGTGGTCTATCCAGATGAGGAGCAGCCTCTGTATGTCCTTCAGATGAACGATACCTACACTCAGGTGGTAGTGGACAAGGCCCGCGATGCCAACAATGTGTCGCGTGATGTCCTCTTTCTTGGAACTG CCAAAGGGAAGATCCATAAAGTCCTCCGAAGCAAAGAACAGACGGTGATCATCGCTGAGTTAAGCCCCTTCAAGGTTGAAGCACCTGTCACCCAGATGATCCTGGATGCCACCACG GGCCATCTCTACGTGAGCACCGAGTTTGAAGTCACGCGCCTACCCTTGCAAGACTGCAGCCAATATAATGGAAATTGCTGGAACTGCATCTTGGCCCGGGACCCTTACTGTGGGTGGAATGCAGCTGGAAAAAGTTGCTCTGCCATCTCCCAGGAAAACCACACCAACAG GTTGATCCAGAGCCTGGATTCATCCAGCACCACTCAGGCGTGCAAAACAGTGGAAG AAAAATTAGCTGAGGACGCCATCAAGAAGGTCAGCGTTGATCGCACGGCTTACATCTACTTGCCCTGCCCGCTGAAGTCCCACCACGCCAGCTACAGCTGGGTCAAGGACAAGAAAGTTTACCCTTGTGCCATGGAAGACCAATCCTGCACGCTTCGCTTCGGGCAGCACACGCCGATCGACGAAGGCGTCTTCAAGTGCACGGCTAGAGAAAAAGGCTACAAGGAGGAAATTATGGGTTTTGAGGTCGCGCTGAGTAGCGGAGCAATTCCAGAGCTTGCTTCGATGCTTTCCGGCGCCGCGTTCCTCATCATTACGATCCTCTTGCTATAG
- the MRPL9 gene encoding large ribosomal subunit protein bL9m, whose translation MMAAGLWRAAMGAPAGSLPLFLLRPRGLLHLSAPRETVIVERWWKVPLGKKGREPRIKHTRYRVFRLVEDLKHSPKEPLELILTEPVEDVGNRGETIFVHRSFGRNHLLFHNRAVYASPENKKFFEEENRLREEGKLPRLQTHSGMKTVRFLKNCTLEIGVNECDQWELTKEIVCRHFLRNLGVVVPPQALTLPEEPITKLGSYWCEVTVNGLDTVRVPLSVQPFAEPKSNSQRLWLAQKEPELVDREAGKP comes from the exons ATGATGGCGGCTGGGCTGTGGCGGGCGGCGATGGGGGCGCCGGCGGggtctcttcccctcttcctcctccggcCCAGGGGGCTGCTGCACCTCTCGGCCCCGCGG GAGACGGTCATCGTGGAGCGCTGGTGGAAGGTCCCGCTAGGCAAGAAAGGCCGGGAGCCTCGCATCAAACACACCCGTTACCGCGTCTTCCGCCTGGTGGAGGACCTCAAGCACAGCCCCAAAGAGCCCCTCGAACTCATCCTCACCGAACCAGTGGAAG ACGTTGGAAACCGCGGCGAAACCATCTTCGTCCACCGATCTTTCGGGCGTAACCATCTCCTGTTCCACAACCGGGCCGTTTACGCCTCTCCCGAAAACAAGAAGTTTTTCGAAGAGGAAAACCGA TTACGTGAAGAGGGAAAGCTGCCGAGATTACAAACCCACAGCGGAATGAAG ACTGTCCGGTTCCTGAAGAATTGCACCCTGGAGATCGGCGTGAACGAGTGTGACCAGTGGGAGCTGACGAAAGAAATTGTCTGCCGGCATTTCCTCCGAAAC ttGGGAGTTGTAGTGCCCCCGCAGGCGCTGACTCTCCCGGAAGAACCCATCACCAAACTGGGCAGCTACTGGTGCGAAGTTACG GTGAACGGCCTCGACACCGTCCGCGTCCCTCTCTCAGTACAGCCGTTCGCCGAACCGAAATCCAACAGCCAGCGGCTTTGGCTCGCCCAGAAGGAACCGGAACTCGTCGACCGAGAAGCGGGAAAACCTTGA
- the OAZ3 gene encoding LOW QUALITY PROTEIN: ornithine decarboxylase antizyme 3 (The sequence of the model RefSeq protein was modified relative to this genomic sequence to represent the inferred CDS: deleted 1 base in 1 codon), producing MALSPRVAAPRQPPAFGSAGPEGYRSFIRTSRPRGKMTPSNSEATLAHPETLSTRPRYCPQCSEFEGASPNRPGPSDPADWLSPTEIYKAANLTVFASDRQRPGCPVWLDFHFARGSQGPSHWHGLLQGHTLFLDTPRLALDFNSRESLTATLEYIEEKTEADQVLVNFHKARRDRGDLLRAFGFLGFELVAPDHPGLPPWEDTIFMAYPLERDLS from the exons ATGGCCCTCTCCCCGCGGGTGGCGGCACCACGGCAGCCCCCGGCTTTTGGCTCGGCCGGGCCGGAGGGATACCGA AGCTTCATCCGAACTTCGCGCCCTCGAGGAAAAATGACCCCCTCAAACAGCGA GGCAACCCTTGCCCACCCCGAAACTTTGAGTACCCGTCCTCGCTACTGCCCGCAGTGCTCC GAGTTCGAGGGTGCCAGCCCCAACCGGCCCGGCCCCAGCGACCCAGCAGACTGGCTGAGCCCGACCGAGATCTACAAG GCTGCCAACCTCACTGTTTTTGCTAGTGACCGTCAACGCCCCGGCTGTCCAGTATGGCTGGATTTTCATTTCGCCCGTGGCAGCCAGGGTCCCAGTCACTGGCATGGTCTTCTGCAGGGACATACTCTTTTCCTGGATACCCCTCGGCTGGCGCTGGATTTCAACAGCCGGGAAAG CTTGACCGCTACGCTGGAATACATTGAAGAAAAAACAGAGGCTGACCAAGTGCTGGTGAACTTCCATAAGGCTCGGCGAGACAGAG GCGACTTGCTACGAGCTTTCGGCTTCCTGGGTTTCGAACTCGTGGCCCCAGACCACCCTGGCCTGCCCCCCTGGGAAGACACCATCTTCATGGCTTACCCCCTGGAACGCGATCTCAGCTGA